Proteins found in one Agaribacterium sp. ZY112 genomic segment:
- a CDS encoding DUF2141 domain-containing protein yields MKIIGYLSSRLSNIILMGFSITCLSQAAASAELTVNVSGLKQGQGHLMVALYTDAASYKSNTASQYAKVKVAGEQELVVFEALASGDYAIKMYQDENDNNKFDYNITGFIPKEAYGFSNNKGRFGEPSYEKSRFTVDGDTSISITLF; encoded by the coding sequence ATGAAAATTATAGGATATTTATCTTCAAGGCTAAGCAATATTATTCTCATGGGTTTTAGCATTACTTGTCTATCTCAAGCAGCTGCTTCAGCAGAGTTAACTGTTAATGTAAGCGGGCTTAAGCAGGGACAGGGGCATTTGATGGTGGCTCTGTACACTGATGCAGCTTCGTATAAATCGAATACAGCTAGTCAATATGCCAAGGTTAAAGTGGCGGGTGAGCAAGAATTGGTTGTTTTTGAGGCGTTGGCCTCAGGAGACTACGCGATTAAAATGTATCAAGATGAGAATGATAATAATAAGTTTGATTACAATATAACGGGGTTTATCCCTAAAGAAGCTTATGGCTTTAGTAACAACAAGGGGCGCTTTGGTGAACCTAGTTATGAAAAGTCACGCTTCACAGTCGACGGCGACACCAGCATCAGTATCACCTTATTTTAA